One segment of Solanum stenotomum isolate F172 chromosome 1, ASM1918654v1, whole genome shotgun sequence DNA contains the following:
- the LOC125851958 gene encoding pentatricopeptide repeat-containing protein At1g63330-like encodes MVIKLSTLILPRKIPKWVCSKPYFSSLSGACRIQNNPESNQPSTSSSDFVTKIQFLKNKLHPETLAGVLDSTADLDSSLKLFKWASLQKRFHHSADTYFQIILKLGMAGKIDEIEGFCNEMVKDKCPNFEQVLLDLLDIFVRNSRLSEALCVLSCINLCTLNPSISVFNQLLGALVKEKKEFKDVLFVYKEIVKAGIGPNIDTLNSLIEALFAADRADTALEQYKRLHKKGCSPNGRTFQIIIGELVARGRVDEALVILDDMFRIRCEPDYSSFYAHIIPFFCDMNELDVVRRLFSVMRASKVLPDSSTYGAMIKCLCWNLLVDDAVKLVDEMVYNDVWPDDDVFMSIIDGLCELNMLSEAKEFLSDKEVASVLPYNALLEAILIDGSFNMARDLFDEMFERNITDHRSWNIMIQYLCGNKRLKDALKYLARMIVSSVSLDSSTYSALIVGNCKLGKCEDALALFHQLSSKSGLLDLVSYAQLIECLCQKEEIQEATEVFCFMSTKRYALQSTSFGKLMDGLCASGYTVRAIKLLPIAYYCGTLSSPSAYNSIMQGLFSLGRASGLFMVLSRMVVDGCKLDGETYCILIQSMISLGHIEKSVLFLDMMLSQGLLPNSETLSKLLEYLVENTQVHMIFSSIDKLVSEFEVVDSAMYNMLINSLLKEGYKDKASFLLDLMLEKGWVPDASTHALLVGSSVEDETDTQNPSCDKFVTQDNVGNILAEGLGKFDGHDYRL; translated from the coding sequence ATGGTGATAAAGCTTTCAACTTTAATTCTTCCCAGGAAAATTCCCAAATGGGTTTGTTCAAAACCctatttttcttcactttcTGGTGCTTGTAGAATTCAAAACAATCCAGAATCCAATCAACCCTCTACCAGTTCTTCTGACTTTGTAAccaagattcaatttttaaagaATAAGCTTCACCCAGAAACATTAGCCGGTGTTCTTGATTCCACAGCTGATTTGGATTCTTCATTGAAGTTATTCAAATGGGCTTCCCTTCAAAAAAGGTTCCATCACTCTGCTGAtacttattttcaaattatcTTGAAGTTAGGTATGGCTGGGAAAATAGATGAAATTGAAGGATTTTGTAATGAGATGGTAAAGGATAAATGCCCAAATTTTGAACAAGTTCTTTTGGATTTGCTTGATATATTTGTTAGAAATAGTAGGCTTAGTGAGGCTTTATGTGTTCtttcttgtataaatttgtgtaCCTTAAATCCCTCTATATCTGTATTTAATCAATTATTGGGCGCACTTGtcaaggaaaagaaagaatttaagGATGTATTGTTCGTATATAAAGAGATTGTGAAAGCTGGAATTGGTCCCAATATTGATACACTTAATTCTCTGATAGAGGCTTTATTTGCTGCTGATCGCGCTGATACTGCATTGGAGCAATACAAACgacttcataagaaaggttgtAGTCCTAATGGTAGGACTTTTCAGATAattattggtgaacttgttGCAAGGGGTAGAGTGGATGAAGCACTTGTAATTTTAGATGATATGTTTAGAATACGGTGTGAACCAGATTATTCTAGCTTTTACGCTCatataattccttttttttgtgaTATGAATGAATTAGATGTAGTAAGGAGGTTGTTTTCTGTGATGAGAGCGTCTAAGGTTCTTCCGGATTCATCAACTTATGGGGCAATGATAAAGTGTTTGTGTTGGAATCTTCTCGTGGATGATGCTGTAAAACTTGTAGATGAGATGGTGTATAATGATGTTTGGCCAGATGATGATGTGTTCATGAGTATAATAGATGGATTATGTGAATTGAATATGTTGAGTGAAGCTAAGGAGTTTTTGAGTGACAAAGAAGTTGCAAGTGTATTGCCTTACAATGCGCTTCTTGAAGCTATTCTAATTGATGGCAGCTTTAATATGGCAAGAGATCTGTTTGATGAAATGTTTGAGAGAAACATTACAGATCATCGTTCTTggaatatcatgattcaatactTGTGTGGTAATAAAAGGCTGAAAGATGCCTTGAAATATCTTGCTAGAATGATTGTTTCCTCCGTTAGTCTTGATTCATCTACATATTCTGCTCTCATCGTTGGCAACTGCAAATTAGGTAAATGTGAGGATGCTTTGGCATTGTTTCATCAACTTAGCTCCAAATCTGGGTTATTAGATTTGGTATCATACGCTCAACTTATTGAGTGTCTTTGCCAGAAGGAAGAGATTCAAGAAGCCACCGAAGTGTTTTGCTTCATGTCAACAAAGAGATATGCTCTTCAATCGACCTCGTTTGGCAAGCTTATGGATGGACTTTGTGCTAGTGGGTACACAGTTAGAGCAATCAAATTGCTACCAATTGCATATTATTGTGGTACATTGTCTTCTCCTTCTGCTTACAACAGCATAATGCAAGGCCTATTCAGTTTAGGAAGAGCAAGTGGTCTCTTTATGGTGCTCTCGAGAATGGTTGTGGATGGTTGTAAGCTGGATGGGGAAACATATTGCATTCTTATTCAGAGCATGATTTCGCTTGGACATATAGAGAAGTCGGTTCTATTCTTGGATATGATGCTTAGTCAGGGTTTATTACCGAATTCGGAAACACTTTCTAAACTTCTGGAGTATCTGGTGGAAAACACTCAGGTCCACATGATATTTTCTTCAATAGATAAGCTTGTCTCAGAATTTGAAGTTGTTGATTCAGCCATGTACAATATGCTGATAAATAGTCTCTTGAAAGAGGGATACAAAGACAAGGCCTCTTTCTTACTTGATTTAATGTTGGAAAAGGGCTGGGTTCCTGATGCTAGTACTCATGCTTTATTAGTGGGTTCCAGTGTGGAAGATGAAACAGATACTCAAAATCCTTCATGTGACAAATTTGTCACACAGGATAATGTTGGCAATATACTTGCTGAGGGCCTCGGGAAATTTGATGGACATGACTACAGATTATAA
- the LOC125862947 gene encoding uncharacterized protein LOC125862947 codes for MGGAGGNGNGGGGGPQPSGAAEALYSAARISVWWDIENCQVPRGSDPHAIAQNISSALVNMNYCGPVSISAYGDTTKISSSVQQALNSTGIGLNHVPAGVKDASDKKILVDMLFWAVDNPAPANYLLISGDRDFSNALHQLRMRRYNILLAQPQKASVPLVAAAKTVWLWTSLSSGGPPLTNSESSQLVNSSYGSLPTLDALSTSSSDSSLINQLDTFHENPQMKFNNLGRGTDIKQKGKPVRRSVNQPNISRTSSGTQENHSAANFHQPGYGYPKQFNDSVELPGVHNSRTPFSGPVPSGVPGNPEPSWTNGNNSQNNYQNNYPPGRPNNLPVSPVIPSGNFLPPNSHVHHSHSMPPRSDAIGYTSGPQISMPDMGKLKVSENSNNGHNRPFSQTWTGESRQPPNIENSYTNTNGPHKGHNLQKKTPFYVEKEVNRYPHPSPEIPPPSSIANSSNGPLNGVWGAPGCPKPSDYVQGLIGVVLLALNTLKTEKIMPTEANISDCIKYGDPKHRNTDVKKALTSAVEQQLVVTRNLGALQLYVGKNENLWRCVNPIGGNMKQYPKEAWDDLQKFLSSSTGRAAISATQCRFEAATVIKKMCLKELALGEILQILHMVVNMKKWLVQPQSGWQPIKFTLAEIVPDSGVVAAT; via the exons ATGGGTGGTGCAGGGGGAAACGGGAACGGTGGAGGGGGAGGACCGCAGCCGTCGGGTGCGGCTGAGGCGCTGTACTCGGCGGCGAGGATTTCGGTATGGTGGGATATAGAAAACTGTCAAGTACCTAGAGGATCTGATCCTCATGCGATCGCTCAGAATATAAGTTCTGCGCTTGTGAATATGAACTACTGTGGACCGGTTTCTATTTCCGCTTACGGTGATACAACTAAGATCTCTTCTTCTGTTCAGCAGGCGCTTAATAGTACTGGAATCGGCCTTAATCACGTTCCTGCAG GTGTCAAAGATGCAAGTGATAAGAAGATTCTTGTGGACATGTTATTCTGGGCAGTTGACAATCCTGCACCTGCTAACTATTTGTTGATTTCGGGAGATCGTGATTTTTCAAACGCACTTCATCAATTGCGCATGCGCAGATATAATATTCTTCTCGCACAACCTCAAAAAGCTTCTGTTCCCCTTGTTGCTGCTGCGAAGACTGTATGGCTCTGGACAAGCCTTTCATCTGGAGGACCTCCTCTCACAAATAGTGAATCAAGTCAACTTGTAAATAGCAGCTACGGTTCTTTACCCACTTTAGACGCATTATCAACGTCGTCTAGTGACTCCAGTCTGATAAACCAGCTTGACACTTTCCATGAAAACCCGCAAATGAAGTTTAACAATTTGGGAAGGGGTACAGATATTAAGCAGAAGGGCAAACCAGTTCGTAGAAGTGTGAATCAACCCAATATATCACGAACTTCATCTGGCACACAAGAAAATCATAGTGCTGCAAACTTTCATCAACCAGGATATGGATATCCTAAGCAGTTCAATGATTCAGTGGAGTTACCTGGAGTTCATAATTCAAGAACTCCTTTCAGTGGGCCTGTACCAAGCGGTGTTCCTGGTAATCCTGAGCCATCCTGGACGAATGGAAACAACTCACAGAACAATTATCAAAACAATTATCCTCCAGGAAGGCCAAACAACCTCCCAGTATCACCGGTAATTCCATCTGGTAATTTCTTACCACCTAATTCGCATGTGCATCATTCACATTCAATGCCTCCTAGGTCTGATGCAATTGGCTACACCTCAGGCCCTCAAATATCTATGCCTGATATGGGTAAGCTAAAAGTCAGTGAAAACTCCAATAATGGTCATAATCGTCCTTTTTCTCAAACGTGGACTGGAGAATCGAGACAACCTCCTAACATCGAGAATtcttatacaaatacaaatgggCCTCATAAAGGACACAATTTGCAGAAGAAAACACCATTTTATGTTGAAAAAGAGGTAAACAGGTATCCACATCCCAGCCCTGAGATTCCACCACCGTCATCTATAGCAAATAGCAGTAATGGACCTCTCAATGGTGTGTGGGGAGCTCCAGGATGCCCAAAACCTTCTGATTATGTTCAAGGCCTTATTGGAGTCGTTTTACTTGCATTGAACACCCTTAAAACTGAGAAGATTATGCCTACTGAAGCAAACATCTCTGATTGCATCAAATATGGAGATCCAAAACACCGCAATACTGATGTTAAGAAGGCTCTCACGAGTGCAGTTGAACAACAGCTGGTAGTAACACGGAATTTAGGTGCTCTGCAATTATATGTTGGTAAAAATGAGAACCTATGGAGGTGTGTGAATCCCATTGGTGGTAATATGAAACAATATCCCAAAGAAGCATGGGATGACCTCCAGAAATTTCTATCATCTTCTACCGGACGAGCTGCCATAAGCGCTACTCAGTGCAG GTTTGAAGCAGCAACAGTTATTAAGAAAATGTGCTTAAAGGAGCTTGCTTTAGGCGAAATACTTCAGATCTTGCACATGGTTGTTAACATGAAGAAATGGCTTGTACAACCTCAATCCGGATGGCAACCAATTAAGTTTACTCTCGCAGAGATCGTCCCCGATTCAGGGGTGGTAGCTGCGACATAA